The DNA segment AGGTGCGCGTGTCGAGCTGCAAGGGCACGCTGCTCTGGAGCGGCAAAACCGACACGCAGGGCCGGGCGCTGGCGGACCGTGCACTCGCCGAACAGAACTGCGACGGCGCCAGCTTCCTGTTCATATCGGCGCGACAGAACGACGACTACAGCTTCGCGCGCAGCGACTGGCACGAGGGCATCGAACCCTGGCGCTTCGGCGTCAATACCTGGGGCGAGGGCTCCGGCCCGCGCCTGATCCACACCGTGTTCGATCGCACGCTGCTGCGCCCCAGCCAGACCGTGTCGATGAAGCACATCGCGCGCGAACGCGGCAGCCGCGGCATGAGCCTGCCCGATCCGGCGACGCTGCCCGAACGCGCCGTGATCCGCCACGACAGCGGCGCCGAGTACAAGCTGGCGCTGGTCTGGGACGCCCAGGGCGTGGCCTTGAGCCAGTGGAAGATTCCCGACGCCGCCAAGCGTGGCAGTTATGCGGTGACGCTCGAAGGCGGCAAGGGCGGCAGGGGCGGTCGCGAGACGGGCGAATTCCGCGTTTCCGACTTCCGCCTGCCGGTGTTCACCGGCAGCGTGCAGGGCGTCACGTCGCGCCATGTCGCACCGAAAAGCGTGCCGCTGGCGCTGGGCCTGTCCTTCATCAACGGCGGCGCGGCGAAGGCACATCCGGTGCAGGTCTCGGCCACGCTGCGGCCGACCTGGCCGAGTTGGCCGGGCCACGACGGCTATCGCTTCAGCGTCGATTTCAGCGAGGCCGGGCTCGCCGCCTTCGGCATCGACAACGGCCGCGAGCGCGAACAGCTGATCCTCGACAAGCGGGAACTGACGCTCGACCGCGCCGGCGCCGGCAAGCTCGATGTGGCGATCGCCAACAAGCCGCGCGGCCCGGCCGAGATCTACGCCGAGATGAGCTTCAACGATCCCAACGGCGAGATCCAGACCATTCGCGGCACGGTGCCGCTGTGGCCGGCCGCCGTGGCATTGGGCATGAAGATTCCCGACTGGAGCTCGCCCAGCGACAAGGGCCGCGTTGATCTGCTGACGCTCGACCTCGACGGCAAGCCGCTGGCCGGACAGGAACTCAGCGTCACGGCCAAGCGGCGCATTTCGCATTCGCACCGGCGCCGCATCGTCGGCGGCTTCTATGCCTACGAGAACCGCGAGGAGTTCGCCGACCTCGGCACGGTTTGCAGCGGCAAGAGCGACGCACGCGGCATCCTGCGCTGCGAGCCGAAGGTGGCCGGCTCCGGCGAAATCTTCCTGCTGGCGGAAACCCGCGACGGGCAGGGCAACGTCACGCGCAGCGGCGCCAGCTATTGGGCGACCGGCAATGGCGACGATCCGTGGTTCACCGCCGGCAACCAGGACCGCATCGACGTCGTGCCCGAGCAGCGCGGCTACAAGGCCGGCGATACGGCAAGATTCCGTGTGCATACGCCCTTCCGCGACGCCACCGCCTTGATCTCGGTCGAGGCCGGCGGCGTCATCGAGACCTTCGTCCGCCCGCTGTCGCGTTTCAAGCCGGTGATCGAAATCCCGGTCAAGGGCGAATGGGCGCCCAACGTGTTCGTTTCGGTGCTGGTGGTGCGTGGCCGCGTCGAGCCGCTCAAGTGGTATTCGCTGTTCCAGTGGGGCTGGCGCGAACCGGCGGCGTGGTTCCGCGAATGGTGGAACCCGCAGCAACCGACGGCGATGGTCGACCTGGCCAAGCCGGCCTGGCGCATCGGCCTGGCCGAACTCAACGTCGGCACCGAGAGCCTGCGCCTCAAGGTCGACGTGCTGCCCGAGCGCGCCGACTACCGGCCGCGCGAAGAAGCCACGGTGCGCCTCAAAGTGACGGCGCCGGAAGGCAAGCCGCTGCCCGCAGGCACCGAGCTGGCCTTCGCCGCCGTCGATCAGGCGCTGCTCGAACTGCGACCCAACGAGAGCTGGAAGTTGCTGGAAGCCATGACGCCGCGCCGCGGCTACGAGGTCATCACCTCGACCGCGCAATCGCAAGTGCTGGGCAAGCGCCACTACGGCCGCAAGGCGGTGCCGCCCGGCGGCGGCGGCGGCCGGGCGCCGGCACGCGAGCTGTTCGACACGCTGCTGAGTTGGCAGCCGCGCGTGAAAGTCGGCGCTGACGGTACGGCGATGGTGAAGCTGCCGATCAACGATTCGCTTACCGAATTCAAGCTGGTCGGCATCGCCAGCGCCGGCGCAAGCCTGTTCGGCACCGGCTCGGCCGCCGTGCGCACACGGCAGGATTTGCAACTGATCTCCGGCCTGCCGCCGCTGGTGCGCGAGAAAGATCGCTACCAGGCGCTCTTGACGGTGAGGAACGGCACGGCAAGGGCGATGACGGTGAATGTCACGGCACGTGCCGGCATGCAGGCGCTGGAAGCAAAGGAAGTGAAACTCGACGCCGAAGGCGCTGCGGAAATCAACTGGAGCGCGCAGGCGCCCGAGAACGCAACCAGCCTGGCATGGGAATTCGAGGCCAGCGAGAAAACCGACAGTAACAAAAACCCGGGCCGCGACCGCCTCAAGATCACCCAGCGCATCGAACCCGCCGTACCCGTCACCGTGCAACAGGCCAGTTTCGCCCGCGTCGACGGCAGGCTGGAAATGCCCGTCGCCATGCCGCAAGGCGCGCTGCCCGGCCGCGGCGGCATCGAGGTCGGCCTCTCGCCGAAACTGTCGACCCCGCCGCCGGGGCTTAAGCGCTACTTCGAGGACTACCCGTTCTCCTGCCTCGAACAGAAAGCCTCGATCGCCGTCGGCCTGAAGGACGAAAAGCGCTGGAAGGAAGTCGTCGAAAGCCTGCCGGCCCTGCTCGACGGCAACGGCCTGGCGCGCTATTTCGCCAGCGAGTCGGCGACCAGCGCCGGCAGCGTCACGCTCACCGCCTATCTGCTCGATGTGTCGCAGGCCAGCGGACTGGCCCTGCCCGCCGAGTTGAAGACGCGCATGGAAGACGGCCTCACCGGCTTCGTCGAGGTGCGCTTCAAGGCGCCGGTCTGGTCGCCGGCGCAGACCGACGCCCAGCTTGCCGCCAAGCTGCTCGCGCTCGAAGCGCTGACGCGTGGCGGCAGAAAACCGGTCAAGGCCGCCGCCGCACTCGACGTGGAATTGCTGCGCCTGCCGACTTCGGCGCTGATCGACTGGTACCTGGTGGTCAAGCGCCTCGCCGACCTGCCGCAGCGCGCCGAAAAGCTCGCCGCCTCCGAGCGTGAGCTGAGGAACCGCCTGTCATACGGCGGCGGGCGCCTGACATTCACCACGGAAAAAGGCGACTACTGGTGGTGGATGATGGTTAGCGGCGACTCCAATACCTTCCGCCTGATCGAAGCCGTGATGGACGACGCCGGCTGGCGCGACGACCTGCCCAAGCTGCTGCGCGGCGCGCTGGAACGCCAGGTGCGCGGCCGCTGGTTCACCACCACCGCCAACGCTTGGGCCGCCATCGCGCTCGACCAGTACGGCCGCCGCTTCGAGAAGGAAGCCGTCGCCGGCACCACGCGCGGCAGCCTCGGCGCGGCGAGCGCCGAGCATCGCTGGAAGGGCTCCGACGACAAACCGCTGCTGGCGCTGCCCTGGCCAACTGGCGAAGGCAAACTGGCCGTGACCCACGAAGGCAGCGGCAAACCCTGGGCCAGCATCCAGGCCCTGGCCGCGATCCCGGCCGACGAACCGCGCGCCTTCGGCTACCGCGTCACAAGACACGTGACGCCGCTGCAGGAAAAGGAACAAGGCAAAGTCAGCCGCGGCGACCTCTGGCGCGTCACGCTCAGCGTCGAGGCCGAACAGGACATGACCTGGGTCGTCGTCAGTGACCCGATCCCTGCCGGCAGCCGCATCCTCGGCGAAGGCGACGGCCGCGATTCGCGCATCGCGACGATGGACGAAGACCTGCGTTCGCGCCGCGTCTGGCCCAGTTTCATCGAACGCACCTTCGCCAACTTCCGTGCCTACTACGAAGTCGCCCCGCGCGGCCGCTTCCAGATCGACTACACCCTGCGCATCAACAACGCCGGCGAGTTTGCCCTGCCGCCGACGCGGGTCGAGGCGATGTATGCGCCGGATGTGTTCGGGGAAGTGCCGAACGGGAAGGTGGTGGTGGGGAATTGAACGCCGTATCGCCGTGTCGCCAGCGCCGACTCTTGGGGTTTCCTTCGAAGGGAAATGCCGGGTCTCGCCCCGGCGGGCGAGATACTTTCTTGCTGCGCGGCAAGAAAGTATCCAAAGAAACGCGCCCCGCCTCCCCGGCCCTGCGGGCTACCCTCGCTGCGGAAGGCCCGCCGGGCCGGTCGCTAAACTAGCCGGCCAAAAAACGGCCGTCGTCGGACAACGCGACCGGACTACCCCCGGCGAACCTTCCTCGCTCGGCGGGTCAGAGGGGAAGGCAAAGCGTCGCGCGTGATTGGTTGGGGCGAAAGAAAACTCGAAGCCGACCTATTACCGCTCCTTATAGATCGTCATTTCGTCGCACTCTCTGACCATTTTCGCAAATTCCAATGTATCAGGAAGGCCATCGTTGCCAAGTCTCAAACGTTTATAGCCTTCCATTTGACATTTCTTAGATTGTGCTTTTCTCGACAAGTACTCTCCTTTCGTTACACGAGCTAAGTGGGCTTCACTATTGTCATTCAATTCAGAAAAGACAGGATCGCTGTCATATAGTCCGAATGTTTTTAACTCAGAGTAACTGAGTACCCTGATCGTTTCCGGAGGTATCTGCTTCATGTTTTCGTAGAGAGATTCGGGGATATTCATTTCACGAAGATATGCGGAGACATCTGCTCCCAATTTTGTAGTCTTGGTCTGCAATGCTTCGAATGAAATGGCATTGGTATCTATCGAATATGGTCGATGGATTCCCACGGGGCCACCGTCGAACGTCGACCGCTTCACAGCCCCAGCCAAGAGTATGACGCAAGAACTCATACATTTGCCTGACCACCCCACCTGTGCCCATACGCGCGCCTTGCGAAACATGCGTCCGATAGCCATAGCGGCATACAAATCACCCCCTTCACTATCAAGGCTGACCAAGTATCCAATATCGTGAGGCTTGGGTTTGTACCACTGTGGCTTTGGGTTGCTATTGAAATAGTTCTTGTCCAAATAAGGCGCCAGTAGTTTCTGGAAAATGGCCACATCGTTGCTTGTAATCGATCCACGCAGCACGACGCCTAGTACGCCAGATGGCAGCTCCCCTTGCGTCATTAAGTTATCGTGGGCAGATTTCCATATCCAGATTGATGAGTTTCCAATTCGAACTTGATTTCTCCGAATTTCTCGATTTGCTTCTTGTTGGGCGGCTGTGACAATAGGGGGTTGCCAAGCGTCGCCAGGGTAAGCATTTATTGACCAAGTCAGAGTTGAACTCCACAAAAGCCATCGAAGTATCAGAACATGACTTTTCTTGCGAAAGTGTGACATCTATCTGTCCTTGCCGAACTCGCAGTCAACCTCACGAACGCCCGTCTCGCTGAGAAACAACCAGCGAGATTTCGGTGAGCTACGAAACGCCTCCGAGATATTCCATGAGACAAGACTTGTTACCAACTCTTCTTCCGTGTGGTCTTCTGCGAACTCACGAGAGATGTAAAGCCAAAACGTAGGGCCTTCATGGTCAATACGGAACTTGTGAAGTTGCGCCTCGAACCGATATTCAACGTGACCATCTGCGAAGACGTCGGATAGTTTTCGCACCAGTATTCTTACCTTGGAGTCCATAGGCGAGTCCCTTGTGTTAGCGATAAAGGGTCAGCTTCGAGTTTGGTCTCGTTATAGCCTATCACGCGCGACGGTTTGTATTCCCCTCTGACCCGCCGAGCGAGGGAGGTTCGCCGGGGGTAGTCCGGTCGCGTTGTCCGACGCCGGCCGCTTTTTGGCCGGCTAGTTTAGCGACCGGCCCGGCGGACCTTCCGCAGCGAGGGTAGCCCGCAGGGCCGGGGAGGCGGGGTGTACGGTTCACACTCATCGGTAACACAAGAGTTCAAGGACATGGGTAACAGTTCTTACCCTGCATGGATGTCTTCAAAAGGAGATAGCCATGCCTTGGAAGGATGTGCGACCGATGGACGAGAAGATACTTTTCATTGCTGACTACCTGCGCGAAACCGACTGCTTCAGTCGCCTGTGTGAGCGCTACGGCGTCAGCAGGAAGACAGGGTACAAATGGGTGGCCCGCTACCGCCAAACAGGCGCCGAAGGCCTGGGGGAACAGAGCAGGCGGCCCCGTCATGCGGCAGGAGAAACACCCTACGCCGTGCAGCAGGCGATCCTGGAGCTACGTCATGATCGACACGGACCGCCAGGGCCGAAGAAGATACAAGCCTTGCTGGCCAGTCGGTTCGACGCCGCACTCATCCCGTCGAAGACCACCATCTACAACATCCTGCGCCGGGCCGGACAGATCGAACCCCAGCGCCGGGTCCGCCGCGTCAAGGGTGTCCAGCACACCCTGAAATCCGCCGCACAGCCCAATGAACTGTGGAGCGCCGACTACAAAGGCCAATTCAAGACGGGTGACGGCCGCTGGTGCTATCCCCTGACCGTGATGGATCACGCCAGTCGCTACTTGCTGGTGTGCCAGGGTTTGCCTGGAACACGCTTTACCGAGACACGCGCCTTCTTTGAACAGGCGTTCCGGCACTACGGCCTGCCGGAGCGACTACGCACCGACAACGGCGTTCCGTTCGCCAGCCTCGGTGTCGGGGGTCTGTCGCAACTCTCCGTCTGGTGGATTCGACTGGGCATTCTTCCCGAGCGCATCACACCGGGGCGGCCCCAACAGAACGGACGCCATGAGCGCATGCACCGCACCCTCAAGCAGACACTCAGCCATCCGCCGGCTGCCAACCTCAAGGCGCAGCAGATTCAGCTTGACGGGTTTCGTACTCACTACAACGACCAGCGTCCGCATGAGGGCTTGGCACAGCAAAACCCGAGTACGTGCTACACGCCCTCGCTTCGCTCCTACCCGGCACGCCTGCCGGAGGTGGAGTATCCCGGCTATTTCGAGCGGCAGCGGGTCAGCCAGAATGGATTGATCTACTGGCGCGCACTCCGTGTGTATATCGGCTACTTGCTGGCCGGTGAATGGGTAGGCATGGAGCCGGTAGCCGATGGCTTATGGGATGTCTATTTCGGCCCCGTTCGTATCGGCGGCTTCGATGAGCGGGAAACCAAGGGGCAGCGTAACGACTACCTCACCCTGAAAATGTAACCCATGTCCTTGAACCGATCTGTTACCGATGTGCTTGACTCGTACAGGGCGCGTTTCTTTGGGTACTTTCTTGCCGCGCAGCAAGAAAGTATCTCGCCCGCCGGGGCGAGTCCCGGCATCTCCCATGAGTGCACTGCATTCCCGCCTACGCAGGAATGATGGAAAATGAAAAGTCGGCGCCGGCGACACGGCGATTCAGACACACCACGAAGGATGAAATGAAAATACTGCTGCTCTGCCACGACCTCACCACGCTGCTGCGCCTCGAACACGCCTGGACCGCCGCCGGCGCGATCGTGCTGAAGAAAACCAGCAGCGAAACCCCCGATTGCATCGTCATCGACCTCGGCCGCAACGACGCGCTGACCGAGATCGCGCGGCTGCGCGCGCTGCATCCGGCGGTCGACATCGTCACCTGCGCCGTCACCTTCGATGGCGAAGCGATAGAGGCGGCGAAAGCTGCCGGCGCCACCGATTTCGCCGCGCGCGACCACGTCGACCGGCGCGTTGCGCGTCGCCTCAAACTCGGTAGCTGAATGCATCTGCTGGTCGACATCTCGGCCCACGGGCTGGGCCATCTGGCGCAGACGGCGCCGGTGCTGGATGCGCTCCATGCGCTGGCGCCCGGCCTGCGCCTGACGGTGCGCAGCGCGCTGCCGCGTGAACGCCTGGCGCGTCGCATCGCAGCGGATTTCGCGCACATCGAGGAGGCACGCGACTTCGGCTTCGCCATGCACAACGCGGTGGATATCGACCTCGCCGCCAGCGCACAGCGCTATCGCGAATTCCACGCCGACTGGTCGCAACGCGTCATCGCCGAGGCGGACTGGCTGCGACACCACCGGATCGATGCGCTGCTGAGCAATGTCGCCTACCTGCCGCTGGCCGCCGCCGCGCAAGCCGGCATTGCCGCTACCGGACTGTCCTCGTTGAACTGGGCGGAGCTGTTCGCCCGTTATTTCGGCGGCGAGCCATGGGCGGCCGAAATCCACGGCCAGATGCTTGCGGCCTACAACGCAGGCAAGGGCTTTCTGCGCGTCACGCCGGGACTGCCCATGCAGGACATCCCGCGCAGGCGCGAGATCGGCCCGATTGCGCATATCGGCCGCCGCGACCGTACTCGGGTTGCGCGCTTGCTGAACCTGAAGCAAGGCGAGCGCTGGGTGCTGCTGGCGATGGGCGGCATGGAGTTTCGCCTGCCGGTGGAAGACTGGCCACCGATCTCCGGCCTGAACTGGCTGGTGCCGGGGGAATGGCAAATCGAGCGCGACGACGTGCGCAGCTTCGATGTTGCGGCATTGCATTTCAGCGACCTGCTGGCCAGTGTCGACGCCGTCGTCACCAAACCGGGCTACGGCACCTTCGTCGAGGCGGCCTGCGGCGGCATTCCCATCCTGTATCTGGAGCGCGACGACTGGCCGGAGACGCCGCACTTCGCGGCATGGCTCGCGACGCATGGCCGCGCCCAGGTGCTGACGCGCGAGCGGCTGCTGGCGGGCGACTTCATCGCCGCATTGCAAACGCTCTGGCGGGCGCCACCACCCGCCGTGCCGCAAGCCAATGGCGCCGACGAAGCGGCGCGCTGGCTCGTGCGGGAACTCGGCTTGGCCTGAGATGAGCCGCCACCGGCACGGACTCGTCGCACTCGCGCTGCTGCTGGCCAGCCTGCCGGCGCTGGCCCTGCCTTCCTTCACCGAGGTGCGCGCCGCGCACAGGCCATCGGATGCCTGGCTGCTGGCGCGCGACGGCACGCCGCTGGCGACGCGACGCATCGACCGCACGGTGCGGCGCCTGCCCTGGGTGCCGCTGCGCGAGATTGCGCCGACCCTGCGCCGCGCGGTGCTGATCTCGGAGGACAAGCGCTTCCTCGAACACGCCGGGGTGGACTGGCAGGCCGCCGCCGCCGGCGCCTGGAACAACCTGCGCAACGAAAGGACGCGCGGCGCCAGCACGCTCTCCATGCAGCTGGTCGGCCTGCTCGATGCCGAATCGCGCCGCAAGGGGCGCCGCAACCTGCTGGAGAAAATCGACCAGACCGCCACCGCCCTGCGCCTGGAACGCAGTTGGAGCAAGGACCAGATCCTCGAGGCCTATCTCAACCTGGTGCCGTTTCGCGGCGAACTCGAAGGCGTGGCGGCGATGAGCCGCGCCCTGTTCGGCAAATGGCCGGAGGGGCTGGACGAGCAGGAGGCCGCGCTGGCCGCCGCCCTGCTGCGCGCGCCGAATGCGAAGCCCGATGTCGTCGCCCGGCGCGCCTGCGGCTTGCTGAAGGAAATGCGGCGCGAAACCCTGTGCGGCGACATCGATGCCGTCGCCGCCGTGACGCTGGGCAGTGTGCTGCATCGTGTCGACCAGACATCGCAACTGGCGCCGCATCTGGCGGTGAAGCTGCTGACGCAGCCGGGCCAGCGCGTGAAGTCGACGCTCGACGCCGAGTTGCAGCGCGTTGCCGGCGAGTCCTTGCGCCGCCATCTTGGCGCGCTGGAAAAGCGCAATGTCGAAGACGGTGCCGTCGTGGTGCTGGACAACGCGACGGGCGAAATCCTCGCCTGGGTCGGCTCCAGCGGCGACCTCTCGGAAGCCGGCGAAGTGGATGGCGTCACCGCGCTGCGCCAGGCCGGATCGACGCTGAAGCCCTTCCTTTATGGCATGGCCTTCGAGCGCCGTGACCTGACCGCCGCGTCGCTGATCGAGGACGCACCGCTGACATTGGCCACCGGCAACGGACTCTATGCGCCGCAGAATTACGAGCCCGACTATCGCGGCTGGGTCAGCGCGCGCACGGCGCTGGCCGGTTCGCTCAACGTGCCGGCGGTGAAGACGCTGGTACGCATCGGCGCCGACGACTTCGCCCAACGCCTGCGCCGCTTCGGTTTCGACAGCCTGACCGAGCGCGGCGACTGGTACGGCTACAGCCTGGCGCTGGGCTCGGCCGACGTCTCGCTCCTGATGCTGGCCAACGGCTACCGCACGCTGGCCAATCAGGGGCGCTGGACCCATGTGCGGGCCACGCCGGACGGCAAGGTGGCCCCCTGTCGCGGCGGCGCTTGCGGGACGTTTTCCGGCAAGCCGCAACGGGCCATGTCGGCCGCCGCCAGCTTCCTGATCGGCGACATCCTCGCCGACCGCGCCGCGCGCGCCGGCACGTTCGGTCTTGAATCCTGGCTCGCCACGCCCTACTGGAGCGCGGCCAAGACCGGCACCAGCAAGGACATGCGCGACAACTGGTGCGCCGGCTACTCGCGCCGCTTCACGGTGGCGGTGTGGGTGGGCAATGCCTCGGGCGCGGCGATGCACGATGTTTCCGGAATCTCCGGCGCGGCCCCGGTGTGGCGCGAGGTGATGGACTGGTTGCTCCGGGGTGACGTCGCCGGACGCGGCCGGTTAAGCAGCGTCGCGCCAAGCCCGCCGGCCGAAGTGATCGCACGCACCGTTCGTTTCGACCCGGTGGCGGGCGGCACTGCCGAGCCGTCGCGTCGCGAGTGGTTTCTGGCCGGCACCGAACGCAACGTGGTGCGCGCGGCGCAGGCCAAATCACTGGCGCGCATCGGCTACCCGGCGGCGGGCACGGTGATCGCGCTCGACCCCGACATTCCGCCGGGCCGCCAGCGCCTGCCGCTGCAACTGACAGCCAGGGGCGAAGCCGGCTGGCAATGGCACATGGACGGCAAACCCATCGGCCGCGCCGACCGCCCCGGCCGCTGGCTACCGCAACCCGGAAAGCACCGCCTGGCGCTGGTGGATGAGAAGAACGTCGAACTCGACGCCGTCGCCTTC comes from the Sulfuritalea hydrogenivorans sk43H genome and includes:
- a CDS encoding alpha-2-macroglobulin family protein: MPKRAAALLCLTLSFAADAAWVQQFTPQELVDQQTRATVVFSTDMVPLGRPDAAAPFRVDCGAVKGSGRWADPRTWTWQLERALLPGERCQFEVKADFRAVNGEDINGKTGYRFFAPGPWPRAIHPAPGGGIEEDQAFVITPAGPVKAASVEQNVWCEADGVGNRIPARLVPEPQRREIFAATHRGGRNEIVVACSERLPAGVKMKLVWGKGVEAENGAKSTKEESFIYPVREPFRATLSCEREKAGAPCSPLSNITLEFSAQVDATLRGKMRLITPEGERLPVDTDKSDSRRQNTARSFVFARPFAQNAELRLELPAGIKDEAGRPLANATSFPLKFTTATLPPLAKFPGDFGIVELKEGGVLPVTLRNIEAKLDLRERRLTEDAEVIAAMQAIVRFNKQTKKVKLLRDGKPEDYEDPHYARELSYLAQQPGVGKRELPKPGGSAEFEVVGIPLAKPGYHIVEVESRLLGAALLSSARPMYVRAAALVTNMAVHFKSGRDNALVWVTALDSGKPVANAEVRVSSCKGTLLWSGKTDTQGRALADRALAEQNCDGASFLFISARQNDDYSFARSDWHEGIEPWRFGVNTWGEGSGPRLIHTVFDRTLLRPSQTVSMKHIARERGSRGMSLPDPATLPERAVIRHDSGAEYKLALVWDAQGVALSQWKIPDAAKRGSYAVTLEGGKGGRGGRETGEFRVSDFRLPVFTGSVQGVTSRHVAPKSVPLALGLSFINGGAAKAHPVQVSATLRPTWPSWPGHDGYRFSVDFSEAGLAAFGIDNGREREQLILDKRELTLDRAGAGKLDVAIANKPRGPAEIYAEMSFNDPNGEIQTIRGTVPLWPAAVALGMKIPDWSSPSDKGRVDLLTLDLDGKPLAGQELSVTAKRRISHSHRRRIVGGFYAYENREEFADLGTVCSGKSDARGILRCEPKVAGSGEIFLLAETRDGQGNVTRSGASYWATGNGDDPWFTAGNQDRIDVVPEQRGYKAGDTARFRVHTPFRDATALISVEAGGVIETFVRPLSRFKPVIEIPVKGEWAPNVFVSVLVVRGRVEPLKWYSLFQWGWREPAAWFREWWNPQQPTAMVDLAKPAWRIGLAELNVGTESLRLKVDVLPERADYRPREEATVRLKVTAPEGKPLPAGTELAFAAVDQALLELRPNESWKLLEAMTPRRGYEVITSTAQSQVLGKRHYGRKAVPPGGGGGRAPARELFDTLLSWQPRVKVGADGTAMVKLPINDSLTEFKLVGIASAGASLFGTGSAAVRTRQDLQLISGLPPLVREKDRYQALLTVRNGTARAMTVNVTARAGMQALEAKEVKLDAEGAAEINWSAQAPENATSLAWEFEASEKTDSNKNPGRDRLKITQRIEPAVPVTVQQASFARVDGRLEMPVAMPQGALPGRGGIEVGLSPKLSTPPPGLKRYFEDYPFSCLEQKASIAVGLKDEKRWKEVVESLPALLDGNGLARYFASESATSAGSVTLTAYLLDVSQASGLALPAELKTRMEDGLTGFVEVRFKAPVWSPAQTDAQLAAKLLALEALTRGGRKPVKAAAALDVELLRLPTSALIDWYLVVKRLADLPQRAEKLAASERELRNRLSYGGGRLTFTTEKGDYWWWMMVSGDSNTFRLIEAVMDDAGWRDDLPKLLRGALERQVRGRWFTTTANAWAAIALDQYGRRFEKEAVAGTTRGSLGAASAEHRWKGSDDKPLLALPWPTGEGKLAVTHEGSGKPWASIQALAAIPADEPRAFGYRVTRHVTPLQEKEQGKVSRGDLWRVTLSVEAEQDMTWVVVSDPIPAGSRILGEGDGRDSRIATMDEDLRSRRVWPSFIERTFANFRAYYEVAPRGRFQIDYTLRINNAGEFALPPTRVEAMYAPDVFGEVPNGKVVVGN
- a CDS encoding COG3904 family protein: MSHFRKKSHVLILRWLLWSSTLTWSINAYPGDAWQPPIVTAAQQEANREIRRNQVRIGNSSIWIWKSAHDNLMTQGELPSGVLGVVLRGSITSNDVAIFQKLLAPYLDKNYFNSNPKPQWYKPKPHDIGYLVSLDSEGGDLYAAMAIGRMFRKARVWAQVGWSGKCMSSCVILLAGAVKRSTFDGGPVGIHRPYSIDTNAISFEALQTKTTKLGADVSAYLREMNIPESLYENMKQIPPETIRVLSYSELKTFGLYDSDPVFSELNDNSEAHLARVTKGEYLSRKAQSKKCQMEGYKRLRLGNDGLPDTLEFAKMVRECDEMTIYKER
- a CDS encoding integrase core domain-containing protein, yielding MPWKDVRPMDEKILFIADYLRETDCFSRLCERYGVSRKTGYKWVARYRQTGAEGLGEQSRRPRHAAGETPYAVQQAILELRHDRHGPPGPKKIQALLASRFDAALIPSKTTIYNILRRAGQIEPQRRVRRVKGVQHTLKSAAQPNELWSADYKGQFKTGDGRWCYPLTVMDHASRYLLVCQGLPGTRFTETRAFFEQAFRHYGLPERLRTDNGVPFASLGVGGLSQLSVWWIRLGILPERITPGRPQQNGRHERMHRTLKQTLSHPPAANLKAQQIQLDGFRTHYNDQRPHEGLAQQNPSTCYTPSLRSYPARLPEVEYPGYFERQRVSQNGLIYWRALRVYIGYLLAGEWVGMEPVADGLWDVYFGPVRIGGFDERETKGQRNDYLTLKM
- a CDS encoding glycosyltransferase family protein, producing the protein MHLLVDISAHGLGHLAQTAPVLDALHALAPGLRLTVRSALPRERLARRIAADFAHIEEARDFGFAMHNAVDIDLAASAQRYREFHADWSQRVIAEADWLRHHRIDALLSNVAYLPLAAAAQAGIAATGLSSLNWAELFARYFGGEPWAAEIHGQMLAAYNAGKGFLRVTPGLPMQDIPRRREIGPIAHIGRRDRTRVARLLNLKQGERWVLLAMGGMEFRLPVEDWPPISGLNWLVPGEWQIERDDVRSFDVAALHFSDLLASVDAVVTKPGYGTFVEAACGGIPILYLERDDWPETPHFAAWLATHGRAQVLTRERLLAGDFIAALQTLWRAPPPAVPQANGADEAARWLVRELGLA
- the pbpC gene encoding penicillin-binding protein 1C; its protein translation is MSRHRHGLVALALLLASLPALALPSFTEVRAAHRPSDAWLLARDGTPLATRRIDRTVRRLPWVPLREIAPTLRRAVLISEDKRFLEHAGVDWQAAAAGAWNNLRNERTRGASTLSMQLVGLLDAESRRKGRRNLLEKIDQTATALRLERSWSKDQILEAYLNLVPFRGELEGVAAMSRALFGKWPEGLDEQEAALAAALLRAPNAKPDVVARRACGLLKEMRRETLCGDIDAVAAVTLGSVLHRVDQTSQLAPHLAVKLLTQPGQRVKSTLDAELQRVAGESLRRHLGALEKRNVEDGAVVVLDNATGEILAWVGSSGDLSEAGEVDGVTALRQAGSTLKPFLYGMAFERRDLTAASLIEDAPLTLATGNGLYAPQNYEPDYRGWVSARTALAGSLNVPAVKTLVRIGADDFAQRLRRFGFDSLTERGDWYGYSLALGSADVSLLMLANGYRTLANQGRWTHVRATPDGKVAPCRGGACGTFSGKPQRAMSAAASFLIGDILADRAARAGTFGLESWLATPYWSAAKTGTSKDMRDNWCAGYSRRFTVAVWVGNASGAAMHDVSGISGAAPVWREVMDWLLRGDVAGRGRLSSVAPSPPAEVIARTVRFDPVAGGTAEPSRREWFLAGTERNVVRAAQAKSLARIGYPAAGTVIALDPDIPPGRQRLPLQLTARGEAGWQWHMDGKPIGRADRPGRWLPQPGKHRLALVDEKNVELDAVAFEVRALRGRRQNN